In Methanobacterium sp. Maddingley MBC34, a genomic segment contains:
- a CDS encoding Asp-tRNA(Asn)/Glu-tRNA(Gln) amidotransferase, subunit C, putative (TIGRFAM: Asp-tRNA(Asn)/Glu-tRNA(Gln) amidotransferase, subunit C, putative), whose protein sequence is MKIEKEAEEILQSFSEALKNIPELEETHYMVDNVNLSREDCAEDKDSTKIMRNAHVDEEGNMIAEKGKWVK, encoded by the coding sequence GTGAAAATTGAAAAAGAGGCAGAAGAAATACTCCAGAGCTTTTCTGAAGCCCTGAAAAACATACCTGAACTGGAAGAAACCCATTACATGGTCGATAACGTTAATTTATCCCGGGAAGACTGTGCAGAGGATAAGGACTCCACCAAGATCATGCGCAACGCCCATGTGGATGAAGAAGGTAACATGATAGCAGAGAAAGGAAAGTGGGTAAAATGA
- a CDS encoding ACT-domain-containing protein, predicted allosteric regulator of homoserine dehydrogenase (PFAM: ACT domain), whose translation MRFNLVLDLPDVPGQLLEALEPMGRLGANIVAVIHQRDVKTERGTVPVQITIEGDKETLDRVMDAMEAKDIQIMAVDGVLRKEQITTVLVGDIVEEDVKDTVTLLNQLEGVRVADLDLKMSDEPKNSATKIVMEADFGQKKEVLKKIKEVGDQKGFLVINEV comes from the coding sequence ATGAGATTTAATCTCGTACTGGATCTGCCAGATGTTCCAGGACAACTATTAGAAGCCCTAGAACCAATGGGAAGGTTAGGGGCCAATATAGTGGCAGTTATACATCAAAGAGATGTTAAAACTGAAAGAGGGACAGTTCCAGTGCAGATAACCATAGAAGGAGATAAAGAAACCCTGGACAGGGTTATGGATGCCATGGAAGCTAAAGATATTCAGATAATGGCAGTGGACGGTGTCTTGAGGAAGGAACAGATCACCACTGTTCTGGTGGGGGACATTGTGGAAGAAGATGTAAAGGACACTGTAACCCTCCTGAACCAGTTGGAAGGTGTCAGGGTCGCTGATCTGGATCTTAAAATGTCAGATGAACCCAAAAACTCTGCCACCAAGATCGTTATGGAAGCAGATTTCGGACAGAAAAAGGAAGTACTCAAAAAAATCAAAGAAGTTGGGGATCAGAAAGGCTTCCTGGTTATTAATGAAGTTTAA